In Flavobacterium sp. WV_118_3, one DNA window encodes the following:
- a CDS encoding endonuclease/exonuclease/phosphatase family protein, which translates to MRHTVFFFILLYTCLVSAQVKFCSWNLSDFGKRKQPETIAFIANTVKEYDVVAIQEVVAGFGGAQAVARLATALNRTGDKWDYTVSVPTTGSSYKTERYAFLWKTARIRKVKAELDPVFQLEIDREPYYGTFSYKGKLFTVVNFHAITKSRQPETEIKHFKKIPLRLSEHNLVFAGDFNCPESHTVFNPLKGMGFQPVFRNQKTSLRQRCIAQDCLASEFDNIFYNVKKIRLLNKKAHLFYTKFESLALARKVSDHIPIGCTFLLL; encoded by the coding sequence ATGAGGCATACCGTTTTCTTTTTTATCCTGCTTTACACTTGTCTTGTTTCGGCTCAGGTCAAATTTTGCAGTTGGAATTTATCCGATTTCGGAAAACGAAAACAGCCGGAAACCATTGCTTTTATTGCAAATACCGTCAAGGAATATGATGTGGTGGCGATTCAGGAAGTTGTAGCTGGATTTGGCGGCGCACAGGCGGTTGCCCGATTGGCTACAGCACTTAATCGCACCGGAGACAAATGGGATTATACGGTGAGCGTACCAACGACCGGATCATCCTATAAAACCGAACGCTATGCGTTTCTCTGGAAAACAGCCCGTATCAGGAAAGTAAAAGCCGAATTGGATCCGGTTTTTCAACTTGAAATCGATCGGGAGCCGTATTACGGTACGTTTTCCTATAAAGGAAAGTTGTTTACGGTGGTCAATTTTCACGCGATTACCAAAAGCCGGCAACCCGAAACCGAAATCAAACATTTTAAAAAAATCCCATTGCGGTTATCGGAACATAATTTGGTATTTGCCGGCGACTTTAATTGCCCGGAATCCCATACCGTTTTTAATCCGTTAAAAGGAATGGGCTTTCAACCGGTGTTCCGGAATCAGAAAACCTCGCTTAGACAACGCTGCATAGCTCAGGATTGTCTGGCATCGGAATTTGATAATATTTTTTATAATGTAAAGAAAATCAGGTTGCTAAATAAAAAAGCGCATCTTTTTTATACGAAATTCGAAAGCCTGGCACTGGCCCGAAAAGTCTCCGATCATATTCCGATTGGTTGTACTTTTTTGCTATTGTGA
- a CDS encoding PAS domain-containing protein yields MKFVTSSLSKLQSTIFIMQKSIKDLRILLDKNSEDSSFNIISSITDIKGNIIYANQKFCEISKYEETELLGKNHRILNSGHHPKTFFKTMWKTIGNGNVWDGEIRNKAKDGSYYWVYSIIFPVFDVHNKITQYFSIRVPIDEKKKLDEQREKRIRRLEKILFKISHEVRQPVTQILGVSDLLKETQLNQDELRMLIEGMKESADLLNLYTRELNQYVHKMKNEEYELLLAASENPDGSYFTNL; encoded by the coding sequence ATGAAGTTTGTAACTTCATCATTGAGCAAATTACAATCGACGATTTTTATAATGCAAAAGAGTATAAAGGATCTTCGGATTTTACTGGACAAGAATTCGGAAGACAGCAGTTTTAATATTATTTCTTCAATCACGGACATCAAGGGAAATATCATCTATGCCAATCAGAAATTCTGCGAAATTTCTAAATATGAAGAAACGGAATTACTGGGAAAAAACCATCGGATACTAAACTCCGGGCATCATCCGAAAACGTTTTTTAAAACCATGTGGAAGACCATTGGTAACGGTAATGTATGGGATGGTGAAATTCGAAACAAAGCTAAAGACGGAAGTTATTACTGGGTCTATTCGATTATCTTTCCGGTTTTTGACGTCCATAATAAAATCACACAGTATTTTTCAATTCGCGTTCCGATTGACGAGAAAAAGAAACTGGACGAACAACGCGAAAAAAGAATCCGAAGACTGGAAAAAATTCTTTTTAAAATATCCCATGAAGTACGACAACCGGTTACGCAGATTTTAGGCGTGTCCGATTTGTTAAAAGAAACACAGTTAAATCAGGATGAGTTGCGAATGCTGATTGAGGGAATGAAAGAATCGGCAGATCTGTTGAATTTATATACGCGCGAGCTAAATCAATATGTACATAAAATGAAAAATGAAGAGTACGAGTTGTTGCTTGCGGCCAGCGAAAACCCGGATGGCAGTTATTTTACCAATTTGTAG
- a CDS encoding response regulator transcription factor — MTSEYNILIADDHSVVRQGVSLILKYSLPNIIINQTDTLNGVLEKMVVTTFDLIILDINLPGGNNVLMIEKIRGIDPNVKILMFSAFEEDLYAMRYLNSGANGYLNKLGNEEEIVEAVRKVMTTGKYISDSLKDKLINDLLNNVSQTNPLERLSNRELEISRLLVNGYGNLEIANHLNIQMSTVSTYKGRIFEKLDIKNVVSLADLFKLYENN, encoded by the coding sequence ATGACTTCCGAATATAACATACTGATAGCCGATGACCATAGTGTGGTAAGACAGGGCGTATCGTTGATCCTGAAATATTCACTGCCGAATATCATTATCAACCAGACCGATACCTTAAACGGGGTTTTGGAAAAAATGGTTGTAACTACTTTCGACCTGATTATTCTGGACATCAATTTACCCGGAGGCAATAATGTTTTAATGATCGAAAAAATAAGAGGAATCGATCCGAATGTGAAAATTCTGATGTTTTCGGCTTTTGAAGAAGATCTGTATGCGATGCGGTACCTCAATTCGGGAGCCAATGGCTATCTGAATAAACTAGGGAACGAAGAAGAAATCGTCGAAGCAGTTCGGAAAGTAATGACTACCGGAAAATATATCAGCGACAGTCTGAAAGATAAACTGATCAACGACCTGTTAAACAATGTTTCCCAAACCAATCCGCTCGAACGACTTTCCAACAGAGAACTGGAAATTAGCCGGTTGTTGGTGAATGGTTACGGGAATCTGGAAATTGCCAATCATCTCAATATCCAGATGTCAACCGTGAGTACCTATAAAGGCCGGATTTTTGAAAAACTGGATATCAAAAATGTCGTTTCGCTGGCTGATCTCTTTAAGCTTTACGAAAATAACTAA
- a CDS encoding ATP-binding protein encodes MSLFSRLLLLFIISVIPVFGQQDPLYKWYTSDNGQLPQNSVKSIVPDELGFIWLATEDGLVRFDGQQFKVYNSENIKGLKSNRMKFVKKNYKGKGHYVANDLGQILKIETDPKLYYKDGKDIHSLNEIGRLFGNNIKISTSFFKYYRRYEVLIKDKVFQFYPDSIRYYSVSTKKRISGYPHKLAFDSELFILNNTLYLKSKKQYSVVTPQKLIPIEMDQPTKEDGSIYINNAIDQAFLYADGNLYYLTADQNGLHKKRILSHFDVEKQKVHAFYYDTKLNILYLGSLTKGFLIIRPESFKSYVDEQDPVTYSNVLFDSTRVLTGKGQLIDYRGTITHLPSSLKGEKFYSVIDNNGDIWTLDIRNLYRYKKSANFTTYDRWTLQYFMSAVYKDEKGRIWIGTTDSKTYKKGQLYTIDPNVAAPKLTPVANLDFSPNNIYKDRNSRMLIGSPSGLYHMDLNTKYITRNSVIDESYVRGIHCSDGNNIWVYTYNNGLFLIRNHQGTTHFPFDKNKYLRSAHCVVEDQKGFIWIPTNKGLFQVSRQSLFDYADKKQNTIYYHYYDKSSGFSTNEFNGGCYPCATNLPNGYIALPSFEGLTFFDSKKVTPILPTNPIYSNEAKVDDRSVTFNDTLVINRDFSRVVISFNSPFYGNPENLTIEVRLDGNDVHQDWTKTSDNYTISYTTLYPGEYTLTARKVRGFDSQYDYKTVTIIVPPAFWQTIWFKSLLILTIALLIYYGFRQRTKYIRHQNLLLEKRISHRTAELKSTITALTQTQTDLSEQIHSHKKLIGSITHDIKSPLKYMALTGKYLYENLDRDNPDFQENIKTMYTSSFELYHFVNNLLEYSKIYLNKDNLQNEAFALRDLINEKIKLFDPIAKSKRNELENTVSDTIYLNLNKQLFTIILHNLLDNAIKNTINGTIRFSAVQDKHSTRISLMDTGCGMHSEMLHYYQTLAQKMKSESDRKQFTKGIGFHIIIELLHLVHGDITLESEVGKGTTITLILK; translated from the coding sequence ATGTCTCTTTTTTCACGTCTTTTACTACTATTTATAATCAGCGTTATACCGGTATTCGGGCAACAGGATCCTCTCTACAAATGGTATACTTCCGATAATGGACAATTGCCACAAAATAGTGTCAAATCGATTGTTCCGGACGAACTTGGTTTTATCTGGCTGGCAACCGAAGACGGTCTGGTTCGTTTTGACGGACAACAATTTAAAGTATACAATAGTGAAAATATAAAAGGACTGAAATCCAATCGGATGAAGTTTGTCAAAAAAAACTACAAAGGCAAAGGCCACTATGTAGCGAATGATCTCGGTCAGATTCTAAAAATTGAAACCGATCCGAAGCTTTATTACAAAGACGGAAAAGACATTCATTCGTTAAACGAAATCGGGCGTTTGTTTGGCAACAATATCAAAATATCCACTTCTTTTTTCAAATATTACCGCCGTTATGAGGTCTTGATCAAAGATAAAGTATTTCAGTTTTACCCGGATAGTATCCGCTATTACTCGGTTAGCACTAAAAAACGAATTAGCGGTTACCCGCATAAACTGGCTTTCGACTCCGAGCTTTTTATCCTAAACAATACCCTATACCTAAAAAGTAAAAAGCAATATTCTGTAGTTACTCCGCAAAAGCTGATTCCTATAGAAATGGATCAACCAACAAAAGAAGACGGTAGCATCTATATCAACAATGCGATTGATCAGGCTTTTTTGTATGCCGACGGAAATCTGTATTATCTGACAGCCGATCAAAACGGTTTGCATAAAAAACGGATCCTATCCCATTTTGACGTTGAAAAGCAAAAAGTACATGCGTTTTATTACGACACCAAATTAAACATCCTTTACCTGGGTAGTCTTACCAAAGGTTTTTTAATTATCCGTCCGGAATCTTTTAAAAGTTATGTCGACGAACAGGATCCGGTGACCTATTCTAATGTTTTATTCGATTCGACCCGTGTATTGACCGGAAAAGGACAGCTTATAGACTATAGAGGAACCATTACACATCTGCCGTCTTCGTTAAAAGGTGAAAAATTCTATTCGGTTATCGACAATAACGGCGATATCTGGACATTAGATATCCGTAACCTGTACCGTTATAAAAAAAGCGCGAATTTTACCACTTACGACCGTTGGACGCTTCAGTATTTTATGAGTGCGGTTTATAAAGACGAAAAAGGCCGGATTTGGATTGGAACCACCGACAGTAAGACATATAAAAAAGGACAACTGTATACTATTGATCCAAATGTTGCAGCGCCCAAACTCACGCCAGTTGCCAATCTTGATTTTTCGCCCAACAACATCTATAAAGACAGAAATTCGCGAATGTTGATCGGATCGCCTTCCGGGTTGTACCATATGGATCTGAACACCAAATACATCACGCGAAACAGCGTTATCGACGAATCGTATGTTCGTGGCATTCATTGCTCCGATGGAAATAATATTTGGGTATATACCTATAATAACGGTTTATTTCTGATCCGGAATCACCAGGGAACCACTCACTTCCCTTTCGACAAAAACAAGTATCTCCGTTCGGCACATTGTGTAGTCGAAGACCAGAAAGGTTTTATCTGGATTCCTACAAACAAAGGATTATTTCAGGTATCCCGACAAAGTCTGTTTGATTATGCCGATAAAAAACAAAACACCATTTATTATCACTATTACGATAAAAGTTCCGGTTTTAGTACCAATGAGTTTAATGGCGGTTGCTACCCCTGTGCGACCAATCTTCCCAATGGTTACATCGCCTTACCATCATTTGAAGGGTTGACTTTTTTCGACAGTAAAAAGGTAACTCCTATACTCCCCACCAATCCGATTTATAGTAACGAAGCTAAAGTAGACGATCGTTCTGTTACTTTTAACGACACGCTCGTCATAAACCGGGATTTTAGTCGTGTAGTCATTTCCTTTAACAGTCCGTTTTACGGTAACCCGGAAAACCTCACTATTGAAGTCCGTCTGGATGGAAACGATGTCCATCAAGACTGGACCAAAACCAGCGATAATTATACCATTTCCTATACCACTCTATATCCGGGTGAATATACCTTAACCGCTCGTAAAGTAAGAGGATTCGATTCGCAGTACGATTATAAGACCGTTACGATTATAGTTCCTCCTGCTTTTTGGCAAACCATCTGGTTTAAGAGTCTGCTAATACTCACCATAGCCTTACTGATTTATTATGGCTTCCGCCAGCGAACCAAATACATCCGCCATCAGAACCTATTGCTCGAAAAACGAATTTCACACCGTACAGCCGAATTAAAAAGCACGATTACAGCACTCACCCAAACACAGACAGATCTGAGTGAACAGATTCATTCGCATAAAAAACTAATCGGTTCCATTACCCACGACATCAAAAGTCCGCTAAAATACATGGCCTTAACCGGGAAATACCTGTATGAAAACCTGGATCGCGACAATCCCGACTTTCAGGAAAACATCAAAACCATGTATACGTCGTCGTTCGAATTGTATCACTTTGTAAACAACCTGTTGGAATATTCTAAAATCTATCTGAATAAAGACAATTTACAAAATGAGGCTTTTGCACTTCGTGATTTGATCAATGAAAAAATAAAACTCTTCGATCCGATTGCAAAATCAAAACGCAACGAATTGGAAAATACAGTTTCAGACACCATTTATCTGAACCTCAACAAACAGCTTTTTACCATCATTCTGCACAATTTACTGGATAATGCGATCAAAAACACGATTAATGGAACGATTCGTTTTAGTGCGGTTCAGGACAAGCACTCCACTCGTATTAGCCTTATGGATACCGGATGTGGCATGCATTCGGAAATGTTACACTATTACCAGACATTGGCTCAGAAAATGAAATCCGAAAGTGACCGGAAACAATTTACCAAAGGAATTGGTTTCCATATTATAATCGAATTACTACATCTGGTTCATGGAGACATCACTTTGGAAAGCGAAGTGGGGAAAGGAACAACCATTACACTGATCCTAAAATAG
- a CDS encoding helix-turn-helix domain-containing protein codes for MYIKILFDNARLKGVLKLILIVSVVHVASFYWNQRVPLGLLYGPLLLLIVREMERVTLWVHTLPFFLFSGLYLVFKADAVAFGDWQLYHTIYLFVLAVSLCSYAVAVTVVCKKEHLVTVFEKEFLQVLAYGCYFAALLVVLLALRVGFGILDFGFDPVPMLFFQLGIFSVLILAFLVFYGKKEKGKRILKKNPIVLPGIDVATSLMYRETLEKCIRETNIYRNPDISLEMLSIETTIPKHHLSQLLNGCLGKNFYQYIAELRIEYAISCLKEDSGIKIESLAYDCGFNSKTSFNRYFKEYTGYLPSYYKIKVQHL; via the coding sequence ATGTATATCAAAATATTGTTTGACAATGCCCGATTGAAAGGTGTTTTAAAGCTTATTTTAATAGTATCGGTTGTTCATGTTGCCAGTTTCTATTGGAACCAGCGTGTGCCGCTCGGGCTGTTATACGGACCGCTATTGCTGTTGATTGTCCGTGAAATGGAACGGGTTACGCTTTGGGTGCACACATTACCCTTTTTTCTTTTTAGCGGACTGTATCTTGTTTTTAAAGCCGATGCTGTTGCCTTTGGTGACTGGCAATTGTATCATACCATCTACTTATTTGTATTGGCGGTTTCACTGTGTTCGTATGCTGTGGCGGTAACGGTTGTATGCAAAAAAGAACATTTGGTAACTGTTTTCGAAAAAGAATTTTTACAAGTATTAGCATACGGTTGTTATTTTGCGGCTTTATTAGTGGTCTTGCTTGCGCTTCGTGTTGGGTTTGGTATACTGGATTTTGGCTTTGATCCGGTTCCAATGCTCTTTTTTCAATTGGGTATTTTTAGCGTGCTGATTTTGGCATTTCTGGTTTTCTACGGAAAAAAGGAAAAAGGAAAACGGATACTAAAAAAGAATCCTATAGTACTGCCGGGTATCGATGTGGCAACATCTTTGATGTATAGAGAGACGCTCGAAAAATGCATTCGTGAAACGAATATATACCGAAATCCCGATATTTCACTCGAAATGCTTTCGATCGAAACGACAATTCCGAAACATCATTTGTCACAATTGTTAAACGGTTGTCTTGGGAAAAATTTCTATCAATATATAGCGGAATTGCGAATCGAATATGCTATTTCCTGTCTCAAAGAAGATTCCGGAATTAAGATTGAATCGCTGGCGTATGATTGCGGATTTAATTCCAAAACCTCCTTTAACCGCTATTTTAAAGAATATACCGGCTATTTACCGTCTTATTATAAAATAAAAGTACAACATTTATAA
- a CDS encoding helix-turn-helix domain-containing protein, with amino-acid sequence MLFLLLALVFGCNALTLYVLLKTKSDKLFDKVIYYVVWISLFHSAYAFLSRYYFVELSFIDRAAPFGLLYGPMLYFLSFSNHEKWLGRSNVIKHGSPFLLATIGYVIFLIFPEWRRNYGLYYFEVLYSGVVISMVGYVLYIFLNHKKAISDNRIRKLINSGATWLLLIASLLASIVVSKILRKEDIGSLLPGMIIYGAMLFVSFLIFKYSINNLLVQVGVEEELEETVPISAPRQYQKSALTAEILREYEQKLNTIMETEQVFLDTELSLESLSRKVKIPKHHLTQLFNTKINQTFYQYINTYRINHSCKLLLEEPETNLEEIAFKSGFNSKVTFNRYFKNQMGCTPSEYR; translated from the coding sequence ATGCTCTTTTTGTTGTTAGCACTGGTCTTTGGCTGTAATGCTCTTACCTTATATGTGCTCCTGAAAACCAAATCGGATAAATTATTTGATAAAGTTATCTACTATGTGGTATGGATTTCTTTATTCCATTCGGCCTACGCTTTTTTGTCCCGCTATTATTTTGTGGAGTTGTCATTTATCGATCGCGCTGCGCCGTTTGGATTATTATATGGGCCGATGTTGTATTTTCTATCGTTTTCGAATCACGAAAAATGGTTAGGTCGAAGTAATGTAATAAAACATGGAAGTCCGTTTTTGTTGGCAACGATTGGCTATGTGATTTTTTTGATTTTTCCGGAATGGCGCCGCAATTACGGATTGTATTATTTTGAAGTACTCTATTCCGGAGTGGTTATATCAATGGTTGGCTATGTTTTGTATATTTTCTTAAATCACAAAAAGGCTATCTCCGATAACCGCATCCGTAAATTGATCAACTCAGGAGCGACCTGGTTACTGTTAATTGCCAGTTTGCTTGCCAGTATTGTTGTTTCGAAAATACTCCGAAAAGAAGACATCGGGTCATTATTGCCGGGAATGATAATATATGGAGCGATGCTATTTGTTTCCTTTCTGATTTTTAAATATTCCATTAATAATCTGTTGGTACAAGTCGGTGTGGAAGAGGAATTGGAAGAAACGGTTCCAATTTCAGCGCCGCGACAATATCAAAAATCAGCACTTACAGCTGAGATATTACGGGAATACGAACAAAAGCTCAACACGATCATGGAAACGGAACAGGTTTTTCTCGATACCGAACTCTCTTTAGAAAGTTTGTCCCGAAAAGTCAAAATCCCAAAACACCACCTGACGCAATTATTTAATACCAAAATCAACCAGACGTTCTATCAATACATCAATACCTATAGAATAAATCATTCCTGCAAATTACTATTGGAAGAACCGGAAACGAATCTGGAAGAAATTGCATTTAAAAGCGGATTTAATTCTAAAGTAACGTTTAATCGTTATTTTAAAAATCAAATGGGATGTACACCATCGGAATACCGATAA